One segment of Acidobacteriota bacterium DNA contains the following:
- a CDS encoding glucosidase, whose product MVAPWRKWGPYVCERSWGSVREDYSADGCAWEFLTHDMARSKAYRWGEDGIAGICDRYQLLVFALALWNGRDPILKERMFGLSGNEGNHGEDVKEYWFYLDNTPTHSYMRMLYKYPQREFPYAQLLEENRRRWGQVGAAEYELLDTGIFDDNRYFDVFVEYAKAGPEDICVRIEVFNRGPEAADLHLLPHLWFRNTWAWTDPAGTEPLIGLDRSSGHITFKANDFQKTALHNLQFPYSLGERYLYAPAGGTPLFTDNESNAERIYPGASNRKPYVKDAFHRHVVNGEKSVNPAQSGTKACVHYNYSVPAGSSVVLRLRLTPEKLDRPLDDVDKIVAQRKLEADQFYAAVHPPKATAEEKEIQRQALAGMLWSKQIYLWDVNLWLEGDNPKMPPPESRKRMRNVHWRHVNSMRILSMPDKWEFPWFAAWDLAFQCISLALVDPDFAKENLWVLLFEQFQHPNGQIPAYEWEFSDLNPPMHAWAAWRVYQTEKLRTGKGDTEFLEKCLHKLLMNFAWWVNRVDSQGNNVFEGGFLGLDNIAVVDRGEKFPGGAILEQADATGWMGFFCLYLMRIALELAKQNKVYEGVATKFFEHFIYIGAAMKKMGGRQYQLWDEKEGFFYDVLRYPNGEFHKFRLRSLVGLIPLYGIEVLDREELKAYPSFLRDVEWFIQNRPDLVGDACYAVDDGGKRYVLSIADPNQFKRLLERIWDPGEFLSPYGIRSLSKYHRDHPFKFGDRVLGYEAGEAEVKLKGGNSNWRGPVWFPTSYLLIHSFLRFSDALGPQFSLTIPGGDGKPVTPSAIAEETANRMISIFKRDRDGKRPCFGTYAKFQEDPHWKDCLLFNEYYHGDSGLGLGASHQTGWTGLVANLIDEWRR is encoded by the coding sequence ATGGTTGCGCCCTGGCGCAAATGGGGACCGTACGTCTGTGAGCGTTCATGGGGAAGTGTGCGTGAAGATTACAGTGCCGACGGTTGTGCGTGGGAATTTCTGACGCATGATATGGCGCGCAGCAAGGCCTATCGCTGGGGCGAAGATGGGATCGCCGGAATTTGTGATCGTTACCAGCTTCTCGTTTTTGCGCTCGCACTTTGGAACGGGCGCGATCCAATCCTGAAAGAGCGCATGTTTGGCCTCTCCGGCAACGAGGGTAATCACGGCGAGGACGTCAAAGAATACTGGTTCTACCTCGACAACACTCCCACGCACAGCTACATGCGGATGCTCTACAAATATCCGCAGCGCGAATTTCCCTACGCACAATTGCTGGAAGAAAATCGCCGACGCTGGGGACAAGTTGGAGCGGCCGAATACGAACTGCTCGACACCGGAATCTTTGACGACAACCGCTATTTCGACGTCTTCGTGGAATACGCGAAGGCGGGACCAGAAGATATTTGTGTCCGGATCGAGGTCTTCAATCGCGGCCCCGAAGCCGCGGACCTGCACCTCCTGCCGCACCTCTGGTTCCGCAACACGTGGGCCTGGACCGATCCTGCAGGGACCGAACCGCTGATCGGACTTGATCGCTCGTCTGGCCATATCACGTTCAAGGCGAACGATTTTCAGAAGACGGCTCTGCATAATCTTCAGTTCCCATATTCCCTGGGTGAACGCTACCTCTACGCCCCTGCTGGCGGAACGCCGCTGTTCACGGACAACGAAAGCAACGCCGAGCGGATTTATCCCGGAGCGAGTAATCGCAAGCCGTACGTAAAAGACGCATTTCATCGTCACGTTGTGAATGGGGAAAAGTCGGTGAATCCGGCGCAGTCTGGGACGAAGGCGTGTGTTCACTACAACTATTCCGTGCCTGCGGGATCGTCGGTGGTACTCCGGTTGCGATTGACGCCGGAGAAGCTTGATCGACCACTTGATGATGTGGACAAGATTGTCGCGCAGCGAAAGCTGGAAGCGGACCAGTTCTACGCCGCGGTGCATCCTCCTAAAGCCACCGCAGAGGAGAAAGAGATTCAGCGCCAGGCGCTGGCAGGAATGTTGTGGAGCAAACAGATTTACTTGTGGGACGTCAATCTGTGGCTGGAGGGCGACAATCCCAAAATGCCGCCGCCGGAATCGCGCAAGCGAATGCGCAACGTGCATTGGCGGCACGTGAACTCGATGCGCATCCTTTCGATGCCTGACAAGTGGGAGTTCCCGTGGTTCGCGGCGTGGGACCTGGCATTTCAGTGCATCAGCCTGGCGCTCGTCGATCCGGATTTCGCCAAGGAAAATTTGTGGGTGCTGTTGTTTGAGCAATTCCAACATCCCAACGGGCAAATTCCCGCCTACGAATGGGAATTCTCGGATCTGAATCCACCGATGCACGCGTGGGCCGCTTGGCGTGTCTACCAGACGGAAAAATTGCGTACTGGCAAAGGTGACACGGAATTTCTGGAGAAGTGTCTCCACAAGCTACTCATGAACTTTGCCTGGTGGGTCAATCGCGTCGACAGCCAGGGCAATAACGTTTTCGAAGGCGGCTTTCTCGGTCTGGACAACATTGCAGTCGTCGATCGCGGCGAGAAATTCCCCGGCGGCGCAATTCTGGAACAGGCCGATGCAACCGGCTGGATGGGCTTCTTCTGCTTGTACCTGATGCGCATCGCGCTCGAGTTGGCCAAGCAGAATAAGGTCTACGAAGGGGTCGCGACCAAATTCTTCGAGCACTTCATCTACATCGGCGCTGCGATGAAGAAGATGGGTGGCCGCCAGTATCAGCTGTGGGACGAAAAAGAGGGATTCTTCTATGATGTCCTGCGCTATCCGAACGGAGAATTCCATAAATTCCGACTGCGTTCCCTGGTGGGATTGATCCCGCTCTACGGAATTGAAGTGCTTGATCGCGAGGAACTCAAAGCCTATCCGAGTTTCCTGCGAGATGTGGAATGGTTCATTCAAAATCGTCCCGACCTCGTTGGCGATGCCTGTTACGCGGTCGACGACGGCGGCAAACGCTACGTGCTCTCAATCGCGGATCCGAACCAATTCAAACGCTTACTGGAGCGCATCTGGGATCCCGGAGAGTTTCTGTCGCCCTATGGGATACGCAGTTTGTCGAAATATCACAGGGATCATCCCTTCAAATTTGGCGACCGCGTACTCGGCTACGAAGCGGGTGAAGCGGAAGTGAAACTCAAGGGAGGGAACTCGAACTGGCGCGGTCCGGTGTGGTTCCCGACATCGTATTTGTTGATCCACTCGTTCCTGCGCTTCAGTGACGCGTTGGGGCCGCAATTTTCCCTGACGATCCCGGGCGGCGATGGGAAACCCGTAACGCCCTCCGCCATCGCAGAGGAAACAGCCAATCGTATGATTTCAATTTTTAAGCGTGATCGCGATGGCAAACGCCCTTGTTTCGGCACGTACGCGAAATTCCAGGAAGATCCACATTGGAAAGATTGCCTGCTCTTCAATGAGTACTACCACGGCGACAGCGGCCTCGGCTTGGGAGCCAGCCATCAGACCGGATGGACGGGGCTAGTAGCGAATCTCATCGACGAGTGGCGCCGCTGA
- a CDS encoding NAD(P)H-dependent oxidoreductase subunit E, which yields MIDELRSIQHQFGYLPADRLQELAARIHVPLSQIHAVASFYPHFHLTPPAQAEVRVCADMSCHLRGASELKRGLEQAFRSVGTETVAVRNVSCLGRCDQAPALSINDQIYCNLDETRALTLVRDALSGRELPVEPHVHRSVPVASDPYNGDPKYSLVKQFVENPDWAGVIATLKAAGLRGMGGAGFPTGSKWEIVRNATGKEKYIVCNADESEPGTIKDRFIMENVPYLVIEGMIMAGLVTGARRGILYIRHEYERPKDILQEEINRCYGEGLLGQSILGSAHAFDLEIFVSPGGYICGEESALLEAIEGKRAEPRNKPPFPGTNGLWNQPTAINNVETFTFATVILAHGADWFKAQGVNGAAGMKFVGISGDVNRPGIFEVPMGTKYSQLIHEYAGGILGGRNLLAYAPSGPSSGYLPASMVDLPLDWNAVAAAGSMVGSGAIVVCAEGRCMLDMALNAVRFYRNESCGKCVPCRVGSQKLVEMLTGWTEGRAASGDLPLLDELTHALKLTSICGLGQVVPVPIQSVLKHFREVIDDHITNRRCPAGVCFPARGTA from the coding sequence GTGATCGACGAACTCAGGTCCATTCAGCATCAGTTCGGCTATTTGCCTGCTGATCGATTGCAGGAACTCGCCGCCAGGATTCACGTTCCGCTCAGCCAGATTCATGCGGTCGCGAGTTTCTATCCCCACTTTCACCTCACGCCGCCCGCGCAAGCGGAAGTACGCGTGTGCGCGGATATGTCGTGCCATCTGCGCGGCGCTTCCGAACTGAAACGCGGCTTGGAGCAGGCGTTCCGGTCGGTCGGAACAGAGACAGTCGCGGTGCGAAACGTGTCCTGTCTGGGCCGGTGCGATCAGGCGCCGGCGCTTTCCATCAACGATCAGATCTACTGCAATCTCGATGAAACACGTGCCCTGACACTGGTGCGCGACGCTCTCTCTGGCCGCGAACTGCCGGTCGAACCGCACGTCCACCGTTCCGTGCCGGTGGCGTCCGATCCCTACAACGGCGATCCCAAATATTCCCTGGTCAAGCAGTTCGTCGAAAATCCGGACTGGGCGGGTGTGATTGCCACTCTCAAAGCCGCTGGCCTGCGCGGCATGGGCGGCGCCGGCTTCCCGACGGGTAGCAAGTGGGAAATCGTTCGCAATGCCACTGGCAAAGAGAAATACATCGTCTGCAACGCCGATGAAAGCGAACCCGGCACGATCAAAGACCGCTTCATCATGGAGAACGTTCCGTATCTCGTGATCGAAGGCATGATCATGGCCGGACTGGTTACCGGCGCGCGCCGTGGGATTCTTTACATCCGGCACGAGTACGAGCGTCCAAAAGACATTCTGCAGGAAGAGATCAATCGTTGTTATGGCGAAGGGCTGCTCGGGCAAAGCATCCTAGGTAGCGCACACGCGTTCGATCTCGAAATCTTTGTCAGCCCCGGCGGCTACATCTGCGGCGAAGAGAGTGCCCTGCTCGAAGCCATCGAAGGGAAACGCGCCGAACCGCGCAACAAGCCGCCCTTCCCAGGCACGAACGGCTTATGGAATCAGCCGACCGCCATCAACAATGTTGAGACGTTTACATTCGCGACCGTGATCCTCGCGCATGGCGCGGACTGGTTCAAGGCGCAAGGAGTGAACGGCGCGGCCGGAATGAAGTTCGTTGGCATCAGCGGGGATGTGAACCGTCCGGGAATCTTCGAAGTTCCGATGGGGACTAAGTATTCTCAGCTCATTCACGAATACGCCGGCGGGATCCTCGGTGGACGCAATCTGCTCGCCTACGCGCCGTCGGGGCCGTCCTCGGGATACTTGCCCGCGTCGATGGTCGATCTTCCTCTCGACTGGAACGCAGTGGCAGCCGCCGGGTCGATGGTAGGGTCGGGCGCAATCGTGGTGTGTGCTGAAGGGCGTTGCATGCTCGACATGGCGCTCAACGCCGTGCGTTTCTATCGCAACGAATCGTGCGGCAAATGCGTCCCCTGTCGCGTGGGTTCGCAAAAGCTCGTTGAAATGCTGACGGGATGGACCGAAGGCCGAGCCGCAAGCGGCGATCTGCCGTTGCTCGACGAACTCACCCACGCCCTCAAACTGACCTCTATCTGCGGATTGGGGCAGGTTGTTCCCGTGCCCATTCAGTCGGTGTTGAAACATTTTCGCGAAGTTATCGACGATCACATCACCAATCGCCGATGCCCTGCCGGAGTGTGCTTCCCGGCGCGAGGGACTGCATGA
- a CDS encoding carboxypeptidase regulatory-like domain-containing protein, with the protein MQGVIRDSQGRGIPGVQLDLQSTSSGTASGQHYSVTTNVEGIFRLRDVRLGVYEVKLTREGFEAQTISGFQVVRPVSVLELALKASSEAIPAAHCPSGVPGTPCVAAPTGPTNPYPGLRSQTETTPATPEQIPPASANFSPNPDRWDIAMPEWRRYETQPDVPYVKGHWYDPFNRNRLKGDYPVFSSGGGQQWFFHFTGTSETGFDARRLPTPSGLSSDPGDTGFFGRGEQAFMSENLRLSFDLFRGDTSFRPVDFRVRITPEINLNFLQTRERGIVNVDTRKGTNRFDTHIGLQEAFVEAKIRDLSPNYDFVSVRAGIQQFTSDFRGFIFSEEQPGVRVFGNLRSNRLAYNVAWFDLLEKNTNSGLNSPHRRGQQVYVANLYVQDFLAKGYTTEFSFHYNRDDASIHYDDNGFLVRPAPVGAVVNGTPRPHNIRAYYLGWTGNGHIGRINVSNAFYQALGHDDFNTIAGRRVEINARMGALELSIDKDWMRYRASFFYASGDSSNRSGASRTDGTAHGFDSIVDDMHFAGSENSFWDHEGIRLTSTGVALVTPMSLLPDLRSNKEEGQSNFVNPGIYVFNLGADFDVTPKLRAFANTNYLRFDRTEPLQLLLFQQPIRHSIGTDFGAGVEYRPPLSENIVIRGGASALVPGQGLQDIYNGRVLFSLFAKVKFQF; encoded by the coding sequence GTGCAGGGAGTAATTCGCGATTCGCAGGGACGCGGCATTCCCGGCGTCCAGCTCGACTTGCAGAGTACAAGTAGCGGTACGGCTAGCGGCCAGCATTACTCCGTCACGACGAATGTCGAAGGCATCTTCCGCTTGCGCGATGTACGCCTTGGCGTCTATGAAGTGAAGCTCACGCGCGAAGGATTCGAAGCCCAGACGATTTCCGGCTTCCAGGTCGTCCGTCCCGTCAGCGTTCTCGAGCTTGCGCTGAAAGCCTCCAGCGAAGCGATTCCCGCCGCCCATTGCCCCTCTGGCGTGCCGGGGACGCCCTGCGTGGCCGCGCCGACAGGTCCAACGAATCCCTATCCCGGCCTGAGAAGCCAGACCGAAACGACGCCAGCGACGCCCGAACAAATTCCGCCCGCGTCCGCCAATTTCTCCCCCAACCCCGACCGCTGGGACATCGCCATGCCCGAATGGCGTCGCTACGAAACGCAGCCGGACGTGCCCTACGTGAAAGGCCACTGGTACGATCCCTTCAACCGCAACCGGCTCAAGGGCGACTACCCGGTTTTTTCTTCTGGTGGCGGACAGCAATGGTTCTTTCACTTCACCGGCACCAGCGAAACCGGATTCGACGCCCGCCGCCTTCCCACCCCCAGCGGCCTGAGTTCCGATCCCGGCGACACCGGATTCTTCGGACGAGGCGAGCAGGCATTCATGTCGGAGAATCTGCGCCTGTCGTTCGACCTCTTCCGCGGCGATACTAGTTTTCGCCCCGTGGATTTCCGCGTCCGCATCACGCCTGAGATCAATCTCAACTTCCTGCAAACCCGCGAACGCGGCATCGTCAACGTCGACACCCGCAAAGGCACGAACCGTTTCGACACGCATATAGGATTGCAGGAAGCCTTCGTTGAAGCCAAAATCCGCGACCTGAGCCCGAACTACGACTTCGTGTCCGTGCGCGCCGGAATCCAGCAATTCACTAGCGACTTCCGCGGATTTATTTTCTCGGAGGAGCAGCCCGGCGTTCGCGTCTTTGGAAATCTGCGTTCCAACCGCCTTGCCTACAACGTCGCCTGGTTCGACCTTCTCGAAAAAAACACCAACAGCGGCCTGAACTCGCCCCACCGTCGCGGACAGCAGGTCTATGTCGCGAACCTATACGTACAAGATTTTCTGGCCAAAGGCTACACCACCGAATTCAGTTTCCACTACAACCGCGACGACGCCAGCATCCACTACGACGACAATGGATTCCTCGTCCGCCCCGCGCCCGTCGGAGCCGTAGTCAACGGCACGCCGCGCCCGCATAACATCCGCGCCTACTATCTGGGATGGACCGGCAACGGCCACATTGGTCGCATCAATGTCAGCAACGCCTTCTACCAGGCACTCGGCCACGACGACTTCAACACCATCGCCGGCCGACGTGTCGAGATCAACGCCCGCATGGGCGCGCTGGAACTCTCCATCGACAAAGACTGGATGCGCTACCGGGCTTCCTTCTTTTACGCATCGGGTGATTCCAGCAATCGCTCCGGCGCGTCCCGCACAGACGGCACCGCCCACGGCTTCGACTCGATTGTGGATGATATGCACTTCGCCGGCAGCGAGAACAGCTTCTGGGATCACGAAGGCATCCGCCTGACCTCCACCGGCGTGGCCTTAGTCACTCCAATGAGCCTGCTGCCCGATCTGCGCTCGAACAAAGAAGAAGGCCAGTCGAACTTCGTCAACCCAGGCATCTACGTTTTCAATCTCGGCGCAGACTTCGACGTCACGCCCAAACTGCGCGCCTTCGCAAACACAAACTACCTGCGCTTCGATCGCACAGAGCCGCTCCAGCTGCTGCTGTTTCAGCAACCAATCCGTCACAGTATCGGAACCGATTTCGGCGCGGGCGTAGAGTACCGTCCGCCGCTGAGCGAGAACATTGTCATCCGTGGCGGCGCTTCGGCGCTGGTGCCGGGACAGGGATTGCAGGACATCTATAACGGCAGAGTGCTGTTCTCGCTATTCGCAAAAGTGAAATTTCAGTTTTGA
- a CDS encoding cyclic nucleotide-binding domain-containing protein yields MSSKPAAEIQLTIDGQAITVPAGTTIFDAARLNGIPIPTLCHQQNENPVGVCRVCVVDVGQRVYAASCIRQVEAGMTVKTSTDPVRAARNTLVELLMSDHPAPCARQQQSGDCELERLAGAAGIKEPRYPHRSTPRGKDDSSAVIAVDHEACILCDRCVRGCDDIRSNWVLARRGKGYQAGIAFDNNLPMSASSCVSCGECMVSCPTGALTNKRVVGTQLGEGEVLDPAELLHLPIFQNVSGTFLELNQKAVVKRHYKAGEIVCREGEFGSTAFYILEGKAEVFLASPIAHVKTEGSSKGFFSKLQSLLAPREGDRRSEESDRPFIPIDASVDLPYDSPIAELNPGDMFGEMTCMSYYPRSATVRAQTDCVMLEMLRNVLDILQRNKTFRAQLERNYRSRALDSHLRSVPVFASLTQDFIDHLRDRVELMRFNPGQIICRQGDPADSFYLVRIGFVKVSEHRPGGELVLAYLARGGYFGEIALLSGSPRSATCTALDHVEVVRISGEDFRLMLDRFPEVRQKLEVIAHERIEENLRHTVQAQNVPVDQFLAQGLMEAQSLLVLDLEKCTRCDQCVRACADAHQGVSRLVREGLRFDKYLVATSCRQCRDPLCMVGCPVGSIRRRNTLEVIIEDWCIGCGLCATNCPYGNINLHPFPAELDDPDHPGNKIAGVRVKATSCDLCHDHAEPSCVYACPHDAAHRVNPPEFFAGLLAPAAPSKARS; encoded by the coding sequence ATGAGTTCGAAGCCCGCGGCCGAAATTCAACTTACGATTGATGGTCAGGCGATCACCGTCCCGGCGGGAACTACCATCTTCGACGCCGCACGCCTCAACGGAATTCCTATCCCGACGCTGTGCCACCAGCAGAACGAAAATCCAGTAGGCGTTTGCCGCGTGTGCGTGGTGGATGTCGGCCAGCGAGTCTATGCCGCATCGTGTATCCGCCAGGTTGAAGCGGGCATGACGGTGAAGACGTCGACGGATCCGGTACGAGCCGCGCGCAATACGCTGGTGGAACTCCTGATGTCGGATCATCCTGCGCCTTGCGCCCGCCAGCAACAATCCGGAGACTGCGAACTGGAACGCCTCGCTGGAGCCGCCGGAATCAAGGAGCCACGCTATCCGCATCGCAGCACGCCGCGCGGCAAAGATGATTCTTCGGCAGTCATCGCGGTCGATCACGAGGCCTGCATCCTGTGCGACCGCTGTGTTCGCGGCTGCGACGATATCCGCAGTAACTGGGTTCTGGCACGTCGCGGCAAGGGATATCAGGCCGGAATTGCCTTCGACAACAACTTGCCCATGAGCGCTTCCTCCTGTGTCTCGTGCGGCGAATGTATGGTTTCTTGCCCCACCGGCGCTCTGACGAACAAGCGCGTGGTCGGAACCCAACTCGGAGAAGGAGAAGTACTCGACCCAGCCGAGTTGTTGCACCTGCCAATTTTCCAGAATGTCTCTGGAACGTTCCTGGAGTTAAACCAGAAAGCCGTGGTAAAGCGGCACTACAAGGCAGGAGAGATTGTCTGCCGCGAAGGCGAATTCGGATCGACCGCCTTTTATATCCTGGAAGGCAAGGCGGAAGTTTTCCTCGCCAGCCCGATCGCACACGTTAAAACCGAAGGCAGCAGCAAAGGCTTCTTCAGCAAACTGCAAAGCCTGCTCGCGCCTCGCGAGGGCGACCGCCGCAGCGAAGAGTCGGATCGCCCGTTTATCCCCATCGATGCTTCGGTCGACTTGCCGTATGACAGTCCGATCGCCGAACTGAACCCTGGCGACATGTTCGGCGAGATGACGTGCATGAGCTACTACCCGCGCTCGGCGACGGTACGCGCCCAAACCGATTGCGTGATGCTCGAAATGTTGCGCAACGTGCTCGACATCCTGCAGCGCAATAAGACTTTCCGCGCACAACTCGAACGCAACTACCGCTCCCGCGCACTCGACTCCCATCTGCGCAGCGTGCCTGTCTTTGCCTCTCTGACGCAGGACTTTATCGATCACCTGCGCGATCGCGTGGAACTCATGCGATTCAATCCTGGACAAATCATTTGCCGCCAGGGTGATCCCGCAGACAGTTTCTATCTGGTCAGGATCGGTTTCGTAAAAGTGTCCGAGCATCGTCCGGGCGGGGAACTTGTGCTGGCGTATCTTGCGCGCGGCGGCTACTTCGGCGAGATCGCGCTTCTGAGCGGCAGTCCACGCTCGGCTACCTGCACGGCTCTCGACCATGTCGAGGTGGTGCGCATTTCCGGCGAGGATTTCCGCCTGATGCTCGACCGCTTCCCCGAAGTCAGACAGAAACTGGAAGTTATCGCCCACGAACGCATCGAAGAAAACCTGCGCCACACAGTGCAGGCGCAGAACGTTCCCGTCGATCAATTTCTCGCCCAGGGACTCATGGAAGCGCAGAGCCTGCTCGTCCTTGATCTGGAAAAATGCACGCGCTGTGATCAATGCGTGCGCGCCTGCGCAGACGCTCATCAGGGCGTCAGCCGGTTGGTCCGCGAGGGTTTGCGTTTTGACAAATACCTAGTGGCGACATCATGCCGCCAGTGTCGTGATCCACTCTGCATGGTGGGATGCCCCGTCGGTTCCATCCGACGCCGCAACACTCTCGAGGTAATCATCGAAGACTGGTGTATTGGCTGCGGCCTATGCGCCACCAATTGCCCGTACGGAAATATCAATCTGCATCCATTTCCAGCGGAGTTGGATGATCCGGATCATCCGGGAAACAAGATTGCCGGTGTGCGGGTGAAAGCGACGTCGTGCGACTTGTGCCACGATCACGCCGAGCCAAGCTGCGTATACGCGTGTCCACACGACGCCGCGCACCGCGTGAATCCACCCGAGTTCTTTGCGGGATTGCTGGCGCCGGCCGCGCCCAGCAAGGCCAGGAGTTGA
- the glk gene encoding glucokinase, which produces MILAGEIGATRTRLAAFETEASRLKLIVEKHYLSQEHAGLAEIIAEFIKSEGIAVHRACFGVAGPVRRGRSKISNLTWLIDSRDLAKQLKLESVGMINDLEAFAYGIDGLDSKDFVTLNEGSEDAEGNRAVISARTGLGVAGLYWDGFRHHPFGCEGGHSDFAPRTELEMTLLMYLQKKYGRISCERILSGPGIKNIYDFLRDTRTAEEPGWLKDQMAAAADPPALISQLAAEGKAPICDQAMSLFASIYGAETGNVALNFMSTGGIFIGGSVAAKNVPRMKDPVFMKSFLDKGRMAPLMKEIPVTIVLNDDSGLIGAARYTLIEKAFKSKKST; this is translated from the coding sequence ATGATTCTCGCTGGAGAAATTGGCGCAACGCGTACCCGTTTAGCCGCCTTCGAAACCGAAGCCAGCCGGCTGAAACTGATCGTAGAAAAACATTACCTGAGCCAGGAACATGCCGGACTGGCCGAGATCATCGCGGAGTTCATCAAGAGCGAAGGCATCGCCGTGCACCGCGCTTGTTTCGGCGTCGCTGGCCCTGTGCGTCGCGGCCGCAGCAAGATATCCAATCTGACATGGCTCATCGATTCGCGCGATCTCGCCAAACAACTCAAACTCGAATCGGTGGGAATGATCAACGACCTTGAAGCCTTTGCATATGGCATCGACGGGCTCGACTCCAAAGATTTTGTCACCCTGAATGAAGGTTCCGAGGATGCGGAAGGCAATCGCGCTGTGATCTCCGCCCGCACTGGACTGGGAGTCGCGGGCCTTTACTGGGACGGTTTTCGGCATCATCCGTTCGGCTGCGAAGGAGGGCACTCCGACTTTGCACCGAGAACCGAACTGGAAATGACGCTATTGATGTACCTCCAGAAGAAATACGGGCGCATCAGTTGTGAACGGATTCTCTCCGGGCCTGGCATCAAGAACATCTACGACTTTCTCCGCGACACTCGCACGGCCGAGGAACCCGGTTGGTTGAAGGACCAGATGGCCGCTGCTGCCGATCCACCCGCGCTGATCTCCCAACTGGCGGCGGAAGGCAAGGCGCCCATCTGCGATCAGGCCATGTCGCTATTCGCGAGCATCTACGGGGCTGAGACGGGGAACGTCGCACTGAACTTCATGTCAACGGGCGGCATCTTCATCGGCGGCAGCGTGGCCGCAAAGAACGTGCCTCGAATGAAAGACCCAGTGTTCATGAAGTCGTTTCTCGACAAAGGCCGGATGGCGCCGCTCATGAAAGAAATCCCAGTGACGATTGTGCTGAACGACGATTCGGGACTCATCGGAGCGGCACGCTACACGCTGATCGAGAAGGCGTTCAAAAGCAAGAAGAGCACGTAG
- a CDS encoding glucose-6-phosphate dehydrogenase codes for MATAETGNLENESDQGGQAAGACVMVLFGAAGDLTKRKLVPALFNLVKAKLLPKDFAVLGVSVDDLTLEQFRTQVTGFLPAEDRGTEHWQWFTERLFYQRGEFSDPNMYTALAARLAGIDQDRQTAANYMFYLATSPKFFGPIVQHLGVAGLAKQEGGKWRRVIIEKPFGHDLASAKALNREIKSVLNENQIYRIDHYLGKETVQNIMVFRFDNAIFEPIWNRRYIDHVQITNAETVGVEQRGGYFDTAGTLRDMVPNHLMQLLSLTAMESPASFQADAVRNEQAKVLHAIQPLDSEDVLNRTVRGQYGEGIVNGEKVPGYRTETGVSPDSRTETYVAMKLTVDNWRWAGVPFYLRTAKRMAQRHTEIAIQFKSTPFDLFHSSAFHKLHTNTLVIRIQPVEGISLSFGAKIPGAILKVGSVDMSFEYSKYFGADAHTGYEVLLYDCMIGDATLFQRADMVEAGWSVVDPVLDVWTALPPRKFPNYAAGSWGPKDADELLERDERRWRKIEP; via the coding sequence ATGGCAACTGCGGAAACAGGGAATCTGGAAAACGAATCGGACCAGGGCGGTCAGGCTGCCGGCGCTTGTGTAATGGTGCTTTTCGGCGCTGCTGGCGACCTGACCAAGCGCAAACTGGTTCCGGCATTGTTCAACCTCGTCAAAGCCAAGCTGCTACCCAAGGATTTCGCAGTCCTGGGTGTTTCCGTCGACGACCTGACTCTTGAACAATTTCGCACCCAAGTCACTGGATTTCTTCCCGCTGAAGATCGCGGCACGGAACACTGGCAGTGGTTCACGGAGCGGCTCTTCTACCAGCGTGGAGAGTTCTCCGATCCCAACATGTACACGGCGCTGGCAGCTCGCCTGGCCGGTATAGACCAGGACCGCCAGACCGCCGCCAATTACATGTTCTATCTGGCGACGTCGCCGAAATTCTTTGGACCGATCGTGCAGCATCTGGGAGTAGCTGGTCTAGCCAAGCAAGAAGGCGGGAAATGGCGCCGAGTGATCATTGAAAAGCCTTTCGGCCATGATCTTGCGTCCGCAAAGGCTCTTAACCGCGAGATCAAAAGCGTACTGAACGAAAATCAGATTTACCGTATCGATCACTACCTGGGCAAAGAAACGGTTCAGAACATCATGGTGTTCCGGTTCGACAACGCTATCTTCGAACCGATCTGGAACCGGCGCTACATCGATCATGTGCAGATTACGAATGCCGAAACGGTAGGCGTAGAACAGCGCGGCGGATACTTCGACACCGCTGGAACGTTGCGGGACATGGTTCCGAATCACCTGATGCAACTGCTCAGTTTGACCGCGATGGAATCCCCGGCCTCATTCCAGGCGGACGCCGTACGTAATGAGCAGGCGAAAGTTCTGCACGCGATTCAACCGCTGGATTCCGAGGACGTCTTGAATCGCACGGTGCGCGGGCAGTACGGCGAGGGCATCGTAAACGGCGAAAAAGTTCCGGGCTACCGGACAGAGACAGGTGTTTCTCCGGATTCGAGAACCGAGACCTACGTTGCGATGAAGCTAACGGTCGACAACTGGCGCTGGGCGGGAGTTCCCTTCTACCTCCGAACTGCCAAACGCATGGCGCAGCGGCATACCGAGATTGCCATCCAGTTCAAGAGCACTCCTTTTGACTTGTTCCACAGTTCCGCGTTTCACAAATTGCATACCAATACACTTGTGATCCGCATTCAGCCGGTCGAAGGAATTTCGCTGAGCTTCGGCGCGAAGATTCCGGGCGCAATTCTTAAAGTTGGCTCGGTAGACATGAGTTTCGAATATTCGAAATATTTTGGAGCGGACGCCCACACTGGCTACGAAGTACTTCTCTATGACTGCATGATCGGCGACGCAACCTTGTTTCAACGAGCCGACATGGTGGAGGCAGGATGGAGCGTGGTCGATCCCGTGCTCGATGTGTGGACCGCCCTTCCGCCCCGCAAATTTCCTAATTACGCCGCCGGTTCCTGGGGCCCAAAAGATGCCGACGAACTGTTGGAGCGCGACGAGCGCCGATGGAGGAAAATAGAGCCATGA